One part of the Muntiacus reevesi chromosome 20, mMunRee1.1, whole genome shotgun sequence genome encodes these proteins:
- the TBCC gene encoding tubulin-specific chaperone C has protein sequence METGGLSAAALANGDLGSQRERTLVPERLQKREHERQLEVERRKQKRQDQEVEGEKSDFFAAAFARERSAVEDLLESGESVERLEEAAARLQGLQKLINDSVLFLAAYDLRQAQEVLARLQATLAKRRQELQPKKRFAFKTRKKDTASATQVDSAPDAPAAEGIQTSPPPLKKEGDFDSSSVCGFSNLQSQVLEKRAEELHQQDVLLTQLRNCTIKLYGNPNTLRLTKAQGCTLLCGPVSTSVFLEDCSDCVLAVACQQLRVHTTKDTRIFLQVTSRAIMEDCTGIQFAPYTWSYQGIDKDFEGSGLDKNKNNWNDVDDFNWLARDVASPNWSVLPEEERRIQWD, from the coding sequence ATGGAGACTGGTGGTTTGTCCGCAGCTGCCCTAGCGAACGGGGACTTGGGATCCCAGCGAGAGCGGACCCTGGTGCCCGAGCGGCTTCAGAAGCGAGAACATGAGCGGCAACTGGAGGTAGAAAGGCGGAAGCAAAAGCGGCAGGACCAGGAGGTAGAAGGGGAGAAGAGCGACTTTTTCGCCGCCGCCTTCGCTCGGGAGCGATCGGCCGTGGAAGACCTTCTGGAAAGCGGGGAGTCCGTCGAGCGGCTGGAAGAGGCGGCCGCTCGGTTGCAGGGGCTTCAGAAACTTATCAACGACTCGGTTTTGTTCCTGGCCGCCTACGATTTGCGGCAAGCGCAAGAGGTGCTGGCGCGGCTGCAGGCGACCCTGGCCAAGCGGCGCCAGGAGCTTCAGCCTAAGAAGCGTTTCGCTTTCAAGACCCGCAAGAAGGATACTGCTTCAGCCACGCAAGTAGATTCGGCTCCCGACGCCCCGGCGGCGGAAGGCATCCAGACCTCCCCGCCGCCCTTGAAGAAGGAGGGAGATTTCGACTCCAGCTCGGTCTGCGGCTTCTCCAATCTGCAGTCCCAAGTTTTGGAGAAGAGAGCCGAGGAGCTGCACCAGCAGGACGTCCTTTTGACCCAACTGAGAAACTGCACGATCAAACTCTACGGCAATCCCAACACCCTGCGGCTGACCAAGGCCCAAGGCTGTACGCTGCTCTGCGGCCCGGTGTCCACCTCCGTGTTCCTGGAGGACTGCAGTGACTGCGTGCTGGCCGTGGCCTGCCAGCAGCTCCGCGTACACACCACAAAAGACACCCGCATCTTCTTGCAGGTGACCAGCAGGGCCATCATGGAGGACTGCACCGGGATCCAGTTCGCCCCTTACACCTGGAGCTACCAGGGCATCGACAAGGACTTCGAGGGCTCTGGTTTAgacaagaacaaaaataactgGAACGATGTAGACGATTTCAACTGGTTGGCCCGGGATGTGGCCTCCCCGAACTGGAGTGTTCTTCCTGAAGAAGAGCGAAGGATCCAGTGGGACTAA